One Procambarus clarkii isolate CNS0578487 chromosome 15, FALCON_Pclarkii_2.0, whole genome shotgun sequence DNA segment encodes these proteins:
- the LOC138364857 gene encoding uncharacterized protein: MTTASLENWIGLLLRLEAAVQGSSTRQQHKAAAQGSSTRQQHKAAVQISSTRQQHKAAAQGSSTRQQHKAAAQGSSTNQQYKAAVQGSSTRQQYKAAAQGSSTRQQYKAAVQGSSTRQQYKVAVQGSSTRQQHKAAAQGSSTRQQYKVAVQGSSTRQQYKAAAQGSSTRQQHKAAAQGSSTRQQYKAAAQGSSTRQQHKAAAQGSSTRQQYKAAVQGSSTRQQYKAAAQGSSTRQQYKVAVQGSSTRQQHKAAVQGSSTRQQHKAAVQGSSTRQQHKAAVQGSSTRQQYKAAVQGSSTRQQHKAAVQGSSTRQQYKAAAQGSSTRQQYKAAVQGSSTRQQHKAAVQGSSTR, encoded by the exons ATGACGACGGCGAGTTTGGAGAACTGGATTGGTCTTCTTCTTCGGCTG GAGGCAGCAGTACAAGGCAGCAGCACAAGGCAGCAGCACAAGGCAGCAGCACAAGGCAGCAGCACAAGGCAGCAGCACAAGGCAGCAGTACAAATCAGCAGTACAAGGCAGCAGCACAAGGCAGCAGCACAAGGCAGCAGCACAAGGCAGCAGCACAAGGCAGCAGCACAAGGCAGCAGTACAAATCAGCAGTACAAGGCAGCAGTACAAGGTAGCAGTACAAGGCAGCAGTACAAGGCAGCAGCACAAGGCAGCAGCACAAGGCAGCAGTACAAGGCAGCAGTACAAGGCAGCAGCACAAGGCAGCAGTACAAGGTAGCAGTACAAGGCAGCAGTACAAGGCAGCAGCACAAGGCAGCAGCACAAGGCAGCAGTACAAGGCAGCAGTACAAGGTAGCAGTACAAGGCAGCAGTACAAGGCAGCAGTACAAGGCAGCAGCACAAGGCAGCAGCACAAGGCAGCAGCACAAGGCAGCAGCACAAGGCAGCAGTACAAGGCAGCAGTACAAGGCAGCAGCACAAGGCAGCAGTACAAGGCAGCAGCACAAGGCAGCAGCACAAGGCAGCAGTACAAGGCAGCAGTACAAGGCAGCAGTACAAGGCAGCAGTACAAGGCAGCAGTACAAGGCAGCAGCACAAGGCAGCAGTACAAGGCAGCAGTACAAGGTAGCAGTACAAGGCAGCAGCACAAGGCAGCAGCACAAGGCAGCAGTACAAGGCAGCAGCACAAGGCAGCAGCACAAGGCAGCAGTACAAGGCAGCAGTACAAGGCAGCAGCACAAGGCAGCAGTACAAGGCAGCAGTACAAGGCAGCAGTACAAGGCAGCAGTACAAGGCAGCAGTACAAGGCAGCAGCACAAGGCAGCAGTACAAGGTAGCAGTACAAGGCAGCAGTACAAGGCAGCAGCACAAGGCAGCAGTACAAGGCAGCAGTACAAGGCAGCAGTACAAGGCAGCAGTACAAGGCAGCAGCACAAGGCAGCAGTACAAGGCAGCAGTACAAGGTAG